A portion of the Callithrix jacchus isolate 240 chromosome 13, calJac240_pri, whole genome shotgun sequence genome contains these proteins:
- the CXXC1 gene encoding CXXC-type zinc finger protein 1 isoform X2, protein MEGDGSDPEPPDAGEDSKSENGENAPIYCICRKPDINCFMIGCDNCNEWFHGDCIRITEKMAKAIREWYCRECREKDPKLEIRYRHKKSRERDGNERDGSEPRDEGGGRKRPVPDPDLQRRAGSGTGVGAMLARGSASPHKSSPQPLVATPSQQQQQQQQIKRSARMCGECEACRRTEDCGHCDFCRDMKKFGGPNKIRQKCRLRQCQLRARESYKYFPSSLSPVTPSESLPRPRRPLPTQQQPQPSQKLGRIREDEGAVASSAVKEPPEATATPEPLSDEDLPLDPDLYQDFCAGAFDDHGLPWMSDTEESPFLDPALRKRAVKVKHVKRREKKSEKKVTERKEERYKRHRQKQKHKDKWKHPERNDAKDPASLPQCLGPGCVRPAQPSSKYCSDDCGMKLAANRIYEILPQRIQQWQQSPCIAEEHGKKLLERIRREQQSARTRLQEMERRFHELEAIILRAKQQAVREDEESNEGDSDDTDLQIFCVSCGHPINPRVALRHMERCYAKYESQTSFGSMYPTRIEGATRLFCDVYNPQSKTYCKRLQVLCPEHSRDPKVPADEVCGCPLVRDVFELTGDFCRLPKRQCNRHYCWEKLRRAEVDLERVRVWYKLDELFEQERNVRTAMTNRAGLLALMLHQTIQHDPLTTDLRSSADR, encoded by the exons ATG GAGGGTGATGGTTCAGACCCAGAGCCTCCAGATGCTGGGGAGGACAGCAAGTCGGAGAATGGGGAGAATGCGCCCATTTACTGCATCTGTCGCAAACCGGACATCAACTGCTTCATGAT CGGGTGTGACAACTGCAATGAGTGGTTCCATGGGGACTGCATCCGGATCACTGAGAAGATGGCCAAGGCCATCCGGGAGTGGTACTGTCGGGAGTGCCGAG AGAAGGACCCCAAGCTAGAGATTCGCTATCGGCACAAGAAGTCACGGGAGCGGGATGGCAATGAGCGGGATGGCAGCGAGCCCCGGGATGAGGGTGGAGGGCGCAAGAGGCCTGTCCCGGATCCAGACCTGCAGCGTCGGGCAGGGTCAGGGACAGGGGTTGGGGCCATGCTTGCTCGGGGCTCTGCTTCACCCCACAAATCCTCTCCGCAGCCCTTGGTGGCCACACCCAGCCAG cagcagcagcagcagcagcagatcaAACGGTCAGCCCGCATGTGTGGTGAGTGCGAGGCATGTCGGCGCACTGAGGACTGTGGTCACTGTGATTTCTGTCGGGACATGAAAAAGTTTGGAGGCCCCAACAAGATCCGGCAGAAATGCCGGCTGCGCCAGTGCCAGCTGCGGGCCCGG GAATCGTACAAGTACTTCCCTTCCTCG CTCTCGCCAGTGACGCCCTCAGAGTCCCTGCCAAGGCCCCGTCGGCCACTGCCCACCCAACAGCAGCCACAGCCGTCACAGAAGTTAGGGCGCATCCGTGAAGATGAGGGGGCAGTGGCGTCATCAGCAGTCAAGGAGCCTCCTGAGGCTACAGCCACGCCTGAGCCACTCTCAGATGAGGACCTACCTCTGGATCCTGACCTGTATCAGGATTTCTGTGCAGGGGCCTTTGATGACCATGGCCTG CCCTGGATGAGCGACACAGAAGAGTCCCCATTCCTGGACCCCGCGCTTCGGAAGAGGGCAGTGAAAGTGAAGCATGTGAAGCGTCGGGAGAAGAAATCTGAGAAGAAGGTGACGGAGAGG AAGGAGGAGCGGTACAAGCGGCATCGGCAGAAGCAGAAGCACAAGGATAAATGGAAACACCCAGAGAGGAACGATGCCAAGGACCCTGCGTCGCTGCCTCAGTGCCTGGGGCCTGGCTGTGTGCGCCCCGCCCAGCCCAGCTCCAAGTATTGCTCAGATGACTGTGGCATGAAGCTGGCAGCCAA CCGCATCTACGAGATCCTCCCCCAGCGCATCCAGCAGTGGCAGCAGAGTCCTTGCATTGCTGAAGAGCATGGTAAGAAGCTGCTCGAACGCATTCGCCGAGAGCAACAGAGTGCCCGCACTCGCCTTCAGGAAATGGAACGCCGATTCCATGAGCTTGAGGCCATCATTCTTCGTGCCAAGCAGCAGGCTGTGCGCGAGGATGAGGAG AGCAATGAGGGTGACAGTGATGACACAGACCTGCAGATCTTCTGTGTTTCCTGTGGGCACCCCATCAACCCACGTGTTGCCTTGCGCCACATGGAGCGCTGCTACGCCAAG TATGAGAGCCAGACGTCCTTTGGGTCCATGTACCCCACACGAATTGAAGG GGCCACACGACTCTTCTGTGATGTCTATAATCCTCAGAGTAAAACATACTGTAAGCGGCTCCAGGTGCTGTGCCCTGAGCACTCACGGGACCCCAAA GTGCCAGCCGACGAGGTATGCGGGTGCCCCCTTGTACGTGATGTCTTTGAGCTCACAGGTGACTTCTGCCGCCTGCCCAAGCGCCAATGCAATCGCCATTACTGCTGGGAGAAGCTGCGACGTGCGGAAGTGGACTTGGAGCGTGTGCGTGTG TGGTACAAGCTGGATGAGCTATTTGAGCAGGAGCGCAATGTGCGCACAGCCATGACAAACCGCGCGGGATTGCTGGCCCTGATGTTGCACCAGACGATCCAGCACGACCCCCTCACTACCGACTTGCGCTCCAGTGCCGACCGCTGA
- the CXXC1 gene encoding CXXC-type zinc finger protein 1 isoform X7, whose protein sequence is MEGDGSDPEPPDAGEDSKSENGENAPIYCICRKPDINCFMIGCDNCNEWFHGDCIRITEKMAKAIREWYCRECREKDPKLEIRYRHKKSRERDGNERDGSEPRDEGGGRKRPVPDPDLQRRAGSGTGVGAMLARGSASPHKSSPQPLVATPSQQQQQQQQQIKRSARMCGECEACRRTEDCGHCDFCRDMKKFGGPNKIRQKCRLRQCQLRARLSPVTPSESLPRPRRPLPTQQQPQPSQKLGRIREDEGAVASSAVKEPPEATATPEPLSDEDLPLDPDLYQDFCAGAFDDHGLPWMSDTEESPFLDPALRKRAVKVKHVKRREKKSEKKKEERYKRHRQKQKHKDKWKHPERNDAKDPASLPQCLGPGCVRPAQPSSKYCSDDCGMKLAANRIYEILPQRIQQWQQSPCIAEEHGKKLLERIRREQQSARTRLQEMERRFHELEAIILRAKQQAVREDEESNEGDSDDTDLQIFCVSCGHPINPRVALRHMERCYAKYESQTSFGSMYPTRIEGATRLFCDVYNPQSKTYCKRLQVLCPEHSRDPKVPADEVCGCPLVRDVFELTGDFCRLPKRQCNRHYCWEKLRRAEVDLERVRVWYKLDELFEQERNVRTAMTNRAGLLALMLHQTIQHDPLTTDLRSSADR, encoded by the exons ATG GAGGGTGATGGTTCAGACCCAGAGCCTCCAGATGCTGGGGAGGACAGCAAGTCGGAGAATGGGGAGAATGCGCCCATTTACTGCATCTGTCGCAAACCGGACATCAACTGCTTCATGAT CGGGTGTGACAACTGCAATGAGTGGTTCCATGGGGACTGCATCCGGATCACTGAGAAGATGGCCAAGGCCATCCGGGAGTGGTACTGTCGGGAGTGCCGAG AGAAGGACCCCAAGCTAGAGATTCGCTATCGGCACAAGAAGTCACGGGAGCGGGATGGCAATGAGCGGGATGGCAGCGAGCCCCGGGATGAGGGTGGAGGGCGCAAGAGGCCTGTCCCGGATCCAGACCTGCAGCGTCGGGCAGGGTCAGGGACAGGGGTTGGGGCCATGCTTGCTCGGGGCTCTGCTTCACCCCACAAATCCTCTCCGCAGCCCTTGGTGGCCACACCCAGCCAG cagcagcagcagcagcagcagcagatcaAACGGTCAGCCCGCATGTGTGGTGAGTGCGAGGCATGTCGGCGCACTGAGGACTGTGGTCACTGTGATTTCTGTCGGGACATGAAAAAGTTTGGAGGCCCCAACAAGATCCGGCAGAAATGCCGGCTGCGCCAGTGCCAGCTGCGGGCCCGG CTCTCGCCAGTGACGCCCTCAGAGTCCCTGCCAAGGCCCCGTCGGCCACTGCCCACCCAACAGCAGCCACAGCCGTCACAGAAGTTAGGGCGCATCCGTGAAGATGAGGGGGCAGTGGCGTCATCAGCAGTCAAGGAGCCTCCTGAGGCTACAGCCACGCCTGAGCCACTCTCAGATGAGGACCTACCTCTGGATCCTGACCTGTATCAGGATTTCTGTGCAGGGGCCTTTGATGACCATGGCCTG CCCTGGATGAGCGACACAGAAGAGTCCCCATTCCTGGACCCCGCGCTTCGGAAGAGGGCAGTGAAAGTGAAGCATGTGAAGCGTCGGGAGAAGAAATCTGAGAAGAAG AAGGAGGAGCGGTACAAGCGGCATCGGCAGAAGCAGAAGCACAAGGATAAATGGAAACACCCAGAGAGGAACGATGCCAAGGACCCTGCGTCGCTGCCTCAGTGCCTGGGGCCTGGCTGTGTGCGCCCCGCCCAGCCCAGCTCCAAGTATTGCTCAGATGACTGTGGCATGAAGCTGGCAGCCAA CCGCATCTACGAGATCCTCCCCCAGCGCATCCAGCAGTGGCAGCAGAGTCCTTGCATTGCTGAAGAGCATGGTAAGAAGCTGCTCGAACGCATTCGCCGAGAGCAACAGAGTGCCCGCACTCGCCTTCAGGAAATGGAACGCCGATTCCATGAGCTTGAGGCCATCATTCTTCGTGCCAAGCAGCAGGCTGTGCGCGAGGATGAGGAG AGCAATGAGGGTGACAGTGATGACACAGACCTGCAGATCTTCTGTGTTTCCTGTGGGCACCCCATCAACCCACGTGTTGCCTTGCGCCACATGGAGCGCTGCTACGCCAAG TATGAGAGCCAGACGTCCTTTGGGTCCATGTACCCCACACGAATTGAAGG GGCCACACGACTCTTCTGTGATGTCTATAATCCTCAGAGTAAAACATACTGTAAGCGGCTCCAGGTGCTGTGCCCTGAGCACTCACGGGACCCCAAA GTGCCAGCCGACGAGGTATGCGGGTGCCCCCTTGTACGTGATGTCTTTGAGCTCACAGGTGACTTCTGCCGCCTGCCCAAGCGCCAATGCAATCGCCATTACTGCTGGGAGAAGCTGCGACGTGCGGAAGTGGACTTGGAGCGTGTGCGTGTG TGGTACAAGCTGGATGAGCTATTTGAGCAGGAGCGCAATGTGCGCACAGCCATGACAAACCGCGCGGGATTGCTGGCCCTGATGTTGCACCAGACGATCCAGCACGACCCCCTCACTACCGACTTGCGCTCCAGTGCCGACCGCTGA
- the CXXC1 gene encoding CXXC-type zinc finger protein 1 isoform X5, whose translation MEGDGSDPEPPDAGEDSKSENGENAPIYCICRKPDINCFMIGCDNCNEWFHGDCIRITEKMAKAIREWYCRECREKDPKLEIRYRHKKSRERDGNERDGSEPRDEGGGRKRPVPDPDLQRRAGSGTGVGAMLARGSASPHKSSPQPLVATPSQQQQQQQQQIKRSARMCGECEACRRTEDCGHCDFCRDMKKFGGPNKIRQKCRLRQCQLRARLSPVTPSESLPRPRRPLPTQQQPQPSQKLGRIREDEGAVASSAVKEPPEATATPEPLSDEDLPLDPDLYQDFCAGAFDDHGLPWMSDTEESPFLDPALRKRAVKVKHVKRREKKSEKKVTERKEERYKRHRQKQKHKDKWKHPERNDAKDPASLPQCLGPGCVRPAQPSSKYCSDDCGMKLAANRIYEILPQRIQQWQQSPCIAEEHGKKLLERIRREQQSARTRLQEMERRFHELEAIILRAKQQAVREDEESNEGDSDDTDLQIFCVSCGHPINPRVALRHMERCYAKYESQTSFGSMYPTRIEGATRLFCDVYNPQSKTYCKRLQVLCPEHSRDPKVPADEVCGCPLVRDVFELTGDFCRLPKRQCNRHYCWEKLRRAEVDLERVRVWYKLDELFEQERNVRTAMTNRAGLLALMLHQTIQHDPLTTDLRSSADR comes from the exons ATG GAGGGTGATGGTTCAGACCCAGAGCCTCCAGATGCTGGGGAGGACAGCAAGTCGGAGAATGGGGAGAATGCGCCCATTTACTGCATCTGTCGCAAACCGGACATCAACTGCTTCATGAT CGGGTGTGACAACTGCAATGAGTGGTTCCATGGGGACTGCATCCGGATCACTGAGAAGATGGCCAAGGCCATCCGGGAGTGGTACTGTCGGGAGTGCCGAG AGAAGGACCCCAAGCTAGAGATTCGCTATCGGCACAAGAAGTCACGGGAGCGGGATGGCAATGAGCGGGATGGCAGCGAGCCCCGGGATGAGGGTGGAGGGCGCAAGAGGCCTGTCCCGGATCCAGACCTGCAGCGTCGGGCAGGGTCAGGGACAGGGGTTGGGGCCATGCTTGCTCGGGGCTCTGCTTCACCCCACAAATCCTCTCCGCAGCCCTTGGTGGCCACACCCAGCCAG cagcagcagcagcagcagcagcagatcaAACGGTCAGCCCGCATGTGTGGTGAGTGCGAGGCATGTCGGCGCACTGAGGACTGTGGTCACTGTGATTTCTGTCGGGACATGAAAAAGTTTGGAGGCCCCAACAAGATCCGGCAGAAATGCCGGCTGCGCCAGTGCCAGCTGCGGGCCCGG CTCTCGCCAGTGACGCCCTCAGAGTCCCTGCCAAGGCCCCGTCGGCCACTGCCCACCCAACAGCAGCCACAGCCGTCACAGAAGTTAGGGCGCATCCGTGAAGATGAGGGGGCAGTGGCGTCATCAGCAGTCAAGGAGCCTCCTGAGGCTACAGCCACGCCTGAGCCACTCTCAGATGAGGACCTACCTCTGGATCCTGACCTGTATCAGGATTTCTGTGCAGGGGCCTTTGATGACCATGGCCTG CCCTGGATGAGCGACACAGAAGAGTCCCCATTCCTGGACCCCGCGCTTCGGAAGAGGGCAGTGAAAGTGAAGCATGTGAAGCGTCGGGAGAAGAAATCTGAGAAGAAGGTGACGGAGAGG AAGGAGGAGCGGTACAAGCGGCATCGGCAGAAGCAGAAGCACAAGGATAAATGGAAACACCCAGAGAGGAACGATGCCAAGGACCCTGCGTCGCTGCCTCAGTGCCTGGGGCCTGGCTGTGTGCGCCCCGCCCAGCCCAGCTCCAAGTATTGCTCAGATGACTGTGGCATGAAGCTGGCAGCCAA CCGCATCTACGAGATCCTCCCCCAGCGCATCCAGCAGTGGCAGCAGAGTCCTTGCATTGCTGAAGAGCATGGTAAGAAGCTGCTCGAACGCATTCGCCGAGAGCAACAGAGTGCCCGCACTCGCCTTCAGGAAATGGAACGCCGATTCCATGAGCTTGAGGCCATCATTCTTCGTGCCAAGCAGCAGGCTGTGCGCGAGGATGAGGAG AGCAATGAGGGTGACAGTGATGACACAGACCTGCAGATCTTCTGTGTTTCCTGTGGGCACCCCATCAACCCACGTGTTGCCTTGCGCCACATGGAGCGCTGCTACGCCAAG TATGAGAGCCAGACGTCCTTTGGGTCCATGTACCCCACACGAATTGAAGG GGCCACACGACTCTTCTGTGATGTCTATAATCCTCAGAGTAAAACATACTGTAAGCGGCTCCAGGTGCTGTGCCCTGAGCACTCACGGGACCCCAAA GTGCCAGCCGACGAGGTATGCGGGTGCCCCCTTGTACGTGATGTCTTTGAGCTCACAGGTGACTTCTGCCGCCTGCCCAAGCGCCAATGCAATCGCCATTACTGCTGGGAGAAGCTGCGACGTGCGGAAGTGGACTTGGAGCGTGTGCGTGTG TGGTACAAGCTGGATGAGCTATTTGAGCAGGAGCGCAATGTGCGCACAGCCATGACAAACCGCGCGGGATTGCTGGCCCTGATGTTGCACCAGACGATCCAGCACGACCCCCTCACTACCGACTTGCGCTCCAGTGCCGACCGCTGA
- the CXXC1 gene encoding CXXC-type zinc finger protein 1 isoform X3, which translates to MEGDGSDPEPPDAGEDSKSENGENAPIYCICRKPDINCFMIGCDNCNEWFHGDCIRITEKMAKAIREWYCRECREKDPKLEIRYRHKKSRERDGNERDGSEPRDEGGGRKRPVPDPDLQRRAGSGTGVGAMLARGSASPHKSSPQPLVATPSQQQQQQQQQIKRSARMCGECEACRRTEDCGHCDFCRDMKKFGGPNKIRQKCRLRQCQLRARESYKYFPSSLSPVTPSESLPRPRRPLPTQQQPQPSQKLGRIREDEGAVASSAVKEPPEATATPEPLSDEDLPLDPDLYQDFCAGAFDDHGLPWMSDTEESPFLDPALRKRAVKVKHVKRREKKSEKKKEERYKRHRQKQKHKDKWKHPERNDAKDPASLPQCLGPGCVRPAQPSSKYCSDDCGMKLAANRIYEILPQRIQQWQQSPCIAEEHGKKLLERIRREQQSARTRLQEMERRFHELEAIILRAKQQAVREDEESNEGDSDDTDLQIFCVSCGHPINPRVALRHMERCYAKYESQTSFGSMYPTRIEGATRLFCDVYNPQSKTYCKRLQVLCPEHSRDPKVPADEVCGCPLVRDVFELTGDFCRLPKRQCNRHYCWEKLRRAEVDLERVRVWYKLDELFEQERNVRTAMTNRAGLLALMLHQTIQHDPLTTDLRSSADR; encoded by the exons ATG GAGGGTGATGGTTCAGACCCAGAGCCTCCAGATGCTGGGGAGGACAGCAAGTCGGAGAATGGGGAGAATGCGCCCATTTACTGCATCTGTCGCAAACCGGACATCAACTGCTTCATGAT CGGGTGTGACAACTGCAATGAGTGGTTCCATGGGGACTGCATCCGGATCACTGAGAAGATGGCCAAGGCCATCCGGGAGTGGTACTGTCGGGAGTGCCGAG AGAAGGACCCCAAGCTAGAGATTCGCTATCGGCACAAGAAGTCACGGGAGCGGGATGGCAATGAGCGGGATGGCAGCGAGCCCCGGGATGAGGGTGGAGGGCGCAAGAGGCCTGTCCCGGATCCAGACCTGCAGCGTCGGGCAGGGTCAGGGACAGGGGTTGGGGCCATGCTTGCTCGGGGCTCTGCTTCACCCCACAAATCCTCTCCGCAGCCCTTGGTGGCCACACCCAGCCAG cagcagcagcagcagcagcagcagatcaAACGGTCAGCCCGCATGTGTGGTGAGTGCGAGGCATGTCGGCGCACTGAGGACTGTGGTCACTGTGATTTCTGTCGGGACATGAAAAAGTTTGGAGGCCCCAACAAGATCCGGCAGAAATGCCGGCTGCGCCAGTGCCAGCTGCGGGCCCGG GAATCGTACAAGTACTTCCCTTCCTCG CTCTCGCCAGTGACGCCCTCAGAGTCCCTGCCAAGGCCCCGTCGGCCACTGCCCACCCAACAGCAGCCACAGCCGTCACAGAAGTTAGGGCGCATCCGTGAAGATGAGGGGGCAGTGGCGTCATCAGCAGTCAAGGAGCCTCCTGAGGCTACAGCCACGCCTGAGCCACTCTCAGATGAGGACCTACCTCTGGATCCTGACCTGTATCAGGATTTCTGTGCAGGGGCCTTTGATGACCATGGCCTG CCCTGGATGAGCGACACAGAAGAGTCCCCATTCCTGGACCCCGCGCTTCGGAAGAGGGCAGTGAAAGTGAAGCATGTGAAGCGTCGGGAGAAGAAATCTGAGAAGAAG AAGGAGGAGCGGTACAAGCGGCATCGGCAGAAGCAGAAGCACAAGGATAAATGGAAACACCCAGAGAGGAACGATGCCAAGGACCCTGCGTCGCTGCCTCAGTGCCTGGGGCCTGGCTGTGTGCGCCCCGCCCAGCCCAGCTCCAAGTATTGCTCAGATGACTGTGGCATGAAGCTGGCAGCCAA CCGCATCTACGAGATCCTCCCCCAGCGCATCCAGCAGTGGCAGCAGAGTCCTTGCATTGCTGAAGAGCATGGTAAGAAGCTGCTCGAACGCATTCGCCGAGAGCAACAGAGTGCCCGCACTCGCCTTCAGGAAATGGAACGCCGATTCCATGAGCTTGAGGCCATCATTCTTCGTGCCAAGCAGCAGGCTGTGCGCGAGGATGAGGAG AGCAATGAGGGTGACAGTGATGACACAGACCTGCAGATCTTCTGTGTTTCCTGTGGGCACCCCATCAACCCACGTGTTGCCTTGCGCCACATGGAGCGCTGCTACGCCAAG TATGAGAGCCAGACGTCCTTTGGGTCCATGTACCCCACACGAATTGAAGG GGCCACACGACTCTTCTGTGATGTCTATAATCCTCAGAGTAAAACATACTGTAAGCGGCTCCAGGTGCTGTGCCCTGAGCACTCACGGGACCCCAAA GTGCCAGCCGACGAGGTATGCGGGTGCCCCCTTGTACGTGATGTCTTTGAGCTCACAGGTGACTTCTGCCGCCTGCCCAAGCGCCAATGCAATCGCCATTACTGCTGGGAGAAGCTGCGACGTGCGGAAGTGGACTTGGAGCGTGTGCGTGTG TGGTACAAGCTGGATGAGCTATTTGAGCAGGAGCGCAATGTGCGCACAGCCATGACAAACCGCGCGGGATTGCTGGCCCTGATGTTGCACCAGACGATCCAGCACGACCCCCTCACTACCGACTTGCGCTCCAGTGCCGACCGCTGA
- the CXXC1 gene encoding CXXC-type zinc finger protein 1 isoform X1 translates to MEGDGSDPEPPDAGEDSKSENGENAPIYCICRKPDINCFMIGCDNCNEWFHGDCIRITEKMAKAIREWYCRECREKDPKLEIRYRHKKSRERDGNERDGSEPRDEGGGRKRPVPDPDLQRRAGSGTGVGAMLARGSASPHKSSPQPLVATPSQQQQQQQQQIKRSARMCGECEACRRTEDCGHCDFCRDMKKFGGPNKIRQKCRLRQCQLRARESYKYFPSSLSPVTPSESLPRPRRPLPTQQQPQPSQKLGRIREDEGAVASSAVKEPPEATATPEPLSDEDLPLDPDLYQDFCAGAFDDHGLPWMSDTEESPFLDPALRKRAVKVKHVKRREKKSEKKVTERKEERYKRHRQKQKHKDKWKHPERNDAKDPASLPQCLGPGCVRPAQPSSKYCSDDCGMKLAANRIYEILPQRIQQWQQSPCIAEEHGKKLLERIRREQQSARTRLQEMERRFHELEAIILRAKQQAVREDEESNEGDSDDTDLQIFCVSCGHPINPRVALRHMERCYAKYESQTSFGSMYPTRIEGATRLFCDVYNPQSKTYCKRLQVLCPEHSRDPKVPADEVCGCPLVRDVFELTGDFCRLPKRQCNRHYCWEKLRRAEVDLERVRVWYKLDELFEQERNVRTAMTNRAGLLALMLHQTIQHDPLTTDLRSSADR, encoded by the exons ATG GAGGGTGATGGTTCAGACCCAGAGCCTCCAGATGCTGGGGAGGACAGCAAGTCGGAGAATGGGGAGAATGCGCCCATTTACTGCATCTGTCGCAAACCGGACATCAACTGCTTCATGAT CGGGTGTGACAACTGCAATGAGTGGTTCCATGGGGACTGCATCCGGATCACTGAGAAGATGGCCAAGGCCATCCGGGAGTGGTACTGTCGGGAGTGCCGAG AGAAGGACCCCAAGCTAGAGATTCGCTATCGGCACAAGAAGTCACGGGAGCGGGATGGCAATGAGCGGGATGGCAGCGAGCCCCGGGATGAGGGTGGAGGGCGCAAGAGGCCTGTCCCGGATCCAGACCTGCAGCGTCGGGCAGGGTCAGGGACAGGGGTTGGGGCCATGCTTGCTCGGGGCTCTGCTTCACCCCACAAATCCTCTCCGCAGCCCTTGGTGGCCACACCCAGCCAG cagcagcagcagcagcagcagcagatcaAACGGTCAGCCCGCATGTGTGGTGAGTGCGAGGCATGTCGGCGCACTGAGGACTGTGGTCACTGTGATTTCTGTCGGGACATGAAAAAGTTTGGAGGCCCCAACAAGATCCGGCAGAAATGCCGGCTGCGCCAGTGCCAGCTGCGGGCCCGG GAATCGTACAAGTACTTCCCTTCCTCG CTCTCGCCAGTGACGCCCTCAGAGTCCCTGCCAAGGCCCCGTCGGCCACTGCCCACCCAACAGCAGCCACAGCCGTCACAGAAGTTAGGGCGCATCCGTGAAGATGAGGGGGCAGTGGCGTCATCAGCAGTCAAGGAGCCTCCTGAGGCTACAGCCACGCCTGAGCCACTCTCAGATGAGGACCTACCTCTGGATCCTGACCTGTATCAGGATTTCTGTGCAGGGGCCTTTGATGACCATGGCCTG CCCTGGATGAGCGACACAGAAGAGTCCCCATTCCTGGACCCCGCGCTTCGGAAGAGGGCAGTGAAAGTGAAGCATGTGAAGCGTCGGGAGAAGAAATCTGAGAAGAAGGTGACGGAGAGG AAGGAGGAGCGGTACAAGCGGCATCGGCAGAAGCAGAAGCACAAGGATAAATGGAAACACCCAGAGAGGAACGATGCCAAGGACCCTGCGTCGCTGCCTCAGTGCCTGGGGCCTGGCTGTGTGCGCCCCGCCCAGCCCAGCTCCAAGTATTGCTCAGATGACTGTGGCATGAAGCTGGCAGCCAA CCGCATCTACGAGATCCTCCCCCAGCGCATCCAGCAGTGGCAGCAGAGTCCTTGCATTGCTGAAGAGCATGGTAAGAAGCTGCTCGAACGCATTCGCCGAGAGCAACAGAGTGCCCGCACTCGCCTTCAGGAAATGGAACGCCGATTCCATGAGCTTGAGGCCATCATTCTTCGTGCCAAGCAGCAGGCTGTGCGCGAGGATGAGGAG AGCAATGAGGGTGACAGTGATGACACAGACCTGCAGATCTTCTGTGTTTCCTGTGGGCACCCCATCAACCCACGTGTTGCCTTGCGCCACATGGAGCGCTGCTACGCCAAG TATGAGAGCCAGACGTCCTTTGGGTCCATGTACCCCACACGAATTGAAGG GGCCACACGACTCTTCTGTGATGTCTATAATCCTCAGAGTAAAACATACTGTAAGCGGCTCCAGGTGCTGTGCCCTGAGCACTCACGGGACCCCAAA GTGCCAGCCGACGAGGTATGCGGGTGCCCCCTTGTACGTGATGTCTTTGAGCTCACAGGTGACTTCTGCCGCCTGCCCAAGCGCCAATGCAATCGCCATTACTGCTGGGAGAAGCTGCGACGTGCGGAAGTGGACTTGGAGCGTGTGCGTGTG TGGTACAAGCTGGATGAGCTATTTGAGCAGGAGCGCAATGTGCGCACAGCCATGACAAACCGCGCGGGATTGCTGGCCCTGATGTTGCACCAGACGATCCAGCACGACCCCCTCACTACCGACTTGCGCTCCAGTGCCGACCGCTGA